The following proteins come from a genomic window of Candidatus Obscuribacter sp.:
- a CDS encoding toxin-antitoxin system HicB family antitoxin — protein sequence MAGAAKKAASKPKSKAAKSAKPAKVAAKRLGGGRKLGRKAPAKHTTKAKAPSASRGGDDEYMKFSGKFTVRLPKSLHKALVDRAEKEGVSLNLFVTNALSRTVALPSKKR from the coding sequence ATGGCAGGAGCTGCAAAAAAAGCCGCTAGTAAACCGAAGTCCAAAGCTGCAAAATCGGCCAAACCGGCTAAGGTAGCCGCAAAAAGACTTGGCGGTGGACGCAAACTGGGACGTAAGGCCCCAGCAAAACACACCACCAAAGCAAAGGCGCCTAGTGCCTCCCGCGGTGGCGACGATGAGTACATGAAGTTCTCAGGCAAGTTCACTGTACGTCTACCTAAGTCTCTTCACAAAGCCCTTGTTGATAGAGCCGAAAAAGAAGGCGTAAGCTTGAACCTTTTTGTCACCAACGCCCTCTCCCGCACTGTGGCATTGCCCAGCAAAAAGAGATAA
- the selB gene encoding selenocysteine-specific translation elongation factor — MTRYFTVATAGHVDHGKTSLLKALTGINPDRLKEEREREMTTDLGFAPLILPAQGEVDEIIIGFIDVPGHGKFLKNMLAGVGGITMALLVVAADEGVMPQTLQHVKILSLLGVKQVIVAINKIDLAPDAASSVTEHVRQLLERYGIALVDGVSVAAPLNIGIEELKTTLYKCFAPQAKLAESAITGNEPAYLPVDRVFSKSGFGKVVTGTLVEGHLNVGDTIYIEPGSVSARVRGLETFGRKLTTANSGQRLAVNLALKQDSELMRGQVLSTSECQSTTTLLVTLNDLHGLEYFNDFAKSAVHAESGQSLAPQKVKIYHGTSENAGFLRWMEPCADLNGAQAIGQVVLEQPLAARPQDRFVLRYGDHGIAGGVIVSIARPRFLTRKVVIDFCQNLAQCNYLQALAIALALSPRFAHKVSQLTWFVPQSELGQSLRAGLESGTLTQSGEYYFESASRQRLIGKLQEYLTAQFVLKPSEPVSMETLRQKVAPQLERSLVPELLLALESVFIREGNNIYARGTEVKAALDARAEAIMAVLKSEPVLELVEIAKRTGLNASDFKAGLDSLKKANLACIVDKDFAASRETIDRGHRLAMAIFKAKRDISPSDLREAMQINRKYTMALLTYYDDHQITRRVANGRTLLKGI; from the coding sequence ATGACACGCTACTTTACCGTTGCTACCGCTGGTCACGTTGATCATGGCAAAACCAGCCTGCTAAAGGCGCTTACCGGCATCAATCCCGATCGCCTTAAAGAAGAGCGCGAGCGTGAAATGACTACAGATCTTGGTTTTGCTCCACTGATTTTGCCTGCTCAAGGTGAAGTAGATGAAATTATCATTGGTTTTATCGACGTACCTGGTCACGGCAAGTTTTTAAAGAATATGTTGGCCGGTGTAGGCGGCATCACCATGGCACTATTGGTGGTGGCGGCAGATGAGGGCGTCATGCCTCAGACCTTGCAACATGTCAAAATTTTGAGTCTGCTTGGCGTCAAACAAGTGATTGTGGCCATCAATAAGATAGATTTGGCACCTGATGCGGCCAGTAGTGTGACTGAGCATGTCAGACAACTACTGGAGCGCTATGGTATCGCTCTGGTGGATGGAGTCAGTGTCGCCGCTCCGCTCAATATCGGTATCGAAGAGCTTAAGACCACTCTATACAAGTGTTTTGCGCCTCAAGCAAAGCTGGCTGAGTCGGCTATTACTGGCAATGAGCCTGCTTATTTGCCGGTGGATAGAGTCTTTAGTAAGAGCGGCTTTGGTAAGGTCGTGACTGGCACCCTGGTAGAGGGCCATCTCAATGTGGGTGATACTATTTATATCGAGCCTGGCTCAGTTAGTGCCAGAGTAAGAGGATTAGAAACATTTGGGCGCAAGCTGACTACTGCTAACAGTGGTCAGAGATTGGCTGTCAATCTGGCTCTCAAGCAAGACTCTGAGCTTATGCGCGGTCAAGTGCTCAGTACCAGTGAGTGTCAATCTACCACTACATTGCTTGTCACCTTAAACGATTTGCACGGACTTGAGTATTTTAATGACTTTGCCAAATCGGCTGTGCATGCTGAGTCTGGTCAATCGCTCGCGCCTCAAAAAGTCAAAATTTATCATGGTACCAGTGAGAATGCCGGCTTTTTGAGATGGATGGAGCCTTGTGCCGATTTAAATGGCGCTCAGGCTATAGGGCAGGTTGTGCTGGAACAACCACTGGCTGCCAGGCCCCAGGACCGCTTTGTATTGCGCTATGGCGATCATGGTATAGCTGGCGGGGTGATTGTGAGCATTGCCAGACCGCGCTTTTTGACCCGCAAAGTGGTCATTGATTTTTGTCAAAATCTGGCTCAATGTAATTATCTCCAGGCTTTAGCCATTGCCCTTGCCCTCAGTCCCCGCTTTGCCCATAAGGTTAGCCAACTGACCTGGTTTGTGCCCCAATCTGAGCTTGGACAATCATTGAGAGCTGGGCTTGAGAGCGGCACATTGACCCAGTCCGGTGAATATTATTTTGAAAGTGCCAGTCGCCAGCGTTTGATTGGAAAATTACAAGAATATTTGACAGCGCAGTTTGTCCTAAAGCCCAGTGAGCCAGTCTCGATGGAGACTTTGAGACAAAAGGTAGCGCCGCAACTGGAGCGCTCTTTAGTACCCGAACTACTTCTGGCGCTGGAGTCTGTATTTATTCGCGAAGGCAATAATATTTATGCTCGTGGTACTGAGGTCAAAGCGGCTCTCGATGCCCGTGCTGAGGCCATTATGGCTGTGCTCAAAAGCGAGCCAGTGCTTGAGCTAGTTGAAATTGCCAAAAGGACCGGACTCAATGCCAGCGATTTTAAAGCTGGGCTCGATAGTCTCAAAAAAGCCAATCTCGCCTGCATCGTTGATAAGGATTTTGCCGCCAGTCGTGAGACCATAGACCGTGGTCACAGGCTTGCCATGGCAATATTTAAAGCTAAAAGAGATATCTCACCATCTGATCTGCGCGAGGCGATGCAAATCAATCGCAAATATACGATGGCTCTTTTGACTTATTATGACGATCATCAAATAACGCGCAGAGTGGCTAACGGTCGCACTTTGCTCAAGGGTATTTAA
- a CDS encoding metallophosphoesterase, whose product MLLTAALLIVIFDSTRALGQSATSPFIIKPYLQLGLESKQKEDHGYSLVWFTQEADNGNNVFKVTYKSESDKKARQAASITERLINVPTVRAVCRHTARLDDIKAGESFSYSVEYAGKVVFSATGKARTNKEQATRFAVFGDCGADTHGQRLVAKQCFKQKPDLLVIPGDVVYQRGLYSEYLSNFFPIYNGDKESDSSVPLMRSIPIAAVLGNHDIALSGRGCDLDRFPEAMAYFFFWQSPLNGFGTTSGDSFPTLKGSIARQEMLKKSAGDSFPTMANYSFDFGNSHWTVLDGNYYMNWSDVKIREWLEKDLKSVPEGKWKFVTFHQPAFSIDAPHGKEQRMRLVTDILQKYKVDLVLAGHSHCYERTRPITFVPNDVTQMFKANADGTVHGDIQLDLQYDGKKRTQPKGIIHIVTGAGGARLYPIDNSYKPERGHDWMLKYNSSVHSFTSMDLDGKTLKVKQIDQSGKVLDEFVITK is encoded by the coding sequence TTGTTATTAACTGCAGCACTGCTGATTGTCATATTTGACAGCACCAGGGCATTGGGGCAGAGTGCCACCAGTCCATTTATTATCAAGCCCTATTTGCAGCTCGGTCTTGAGAGCAAACAAAAAGAAGATCATGGCTATAGCCTGGTCTGGTTTACACAAGAAGCCGACAATGGCAATAATGTCTTTAAGGTAACTTACAAAAGTGAGTCTGACAAAAAGGCGCGCCAGGCCGCTAGTATCACAGAGCGTCTGATCAACGTCCCCACAGTGCGCGCAGTATGCCGTCACACAGCCAGACTGGATGATATCAAAGCGGGCGAGTCATTTAGCTACAGCGTAGAATACGCCGGCAAAGTGGTTTTTAGTGCCACAGGCAAAGCCCGCACCAATAAAGAACAAGCAACTCGCTTTGCTGTTTTTGGCGATTGTGGTGCCGATACCCACGGACAGAGACTGGTGGCCAAACAATGCTTTAAGCAAAAGCCAGATCTGCTAGTAATCCCTGGAGACGTCGTTTATCAGCGCGGTCTCTATAGCGAATATCTCAGTAATTTCTTTCCCATTTATAACGGGGATAAAGAGTCGGATTCATCAGTGCCGTTGATGCGCTCGATTCCTATTGCTGCCGTACTGGGCAACCACGATATCGCCCTGTCAGGTCGGGGCTGTGACCTCGACAGATTCCCTGAGGCCATGGCTTATTTCTTTTTCTGGCAATCACCACTTAATGGTTTTGGCACTACCAGTGGTGACAGCTTCCCCACTCTCAAAGGCTCAATCGCCCGCCAGGAGATGCTTAAAAAGTCCGCTGGTGACAGCTTTCCCACCATGGCAAATTACAGCTTTGACTTTGGTAACAGCCACTGGACAGTTTTAGACGGCAACTATTATATGAACTGGTCTGATGTCAAAATCCGTGAATGGCTGGAAAAAGACCTCAAATCAGTACCGGAAGGCAAATGGAAATTTGTCACCTTTCACCAGCCCGCCTTTAGTATCGATGCTCCCCATGGCAAAGAGCAGCGCATGCGTCTAGTAACGGACATACTACAAAAATACAAAGTAGACCTGGTCCTGGCTGGACATTCGCACTGCTATGAGCGCACTCGTCCCATTACCTTTGTGCCAAATGATGTCACACAAATGTTTAAAGCCAATGCCGATGGCACCGTCCACGGTGACATCCAATTAGACCTGCAATATGACGGCAAAAAACGCACACAACCAAAAGGCATCATACATATCGTCACAGGAGCTGGTGGCGCTCGTCTCTACCCCATAGATAACAGCTACAAGCCAGAGCGCGGTCATGACTGGATGCTCAAATACAACTCCAGTGTGCACAGCTTTACGTCGATGGATCTCGATGGCAAGACCCTTAAAGTCAAACAAATAGATCAGTCAGGCAAAGTGCTAGACGAATTTGTGATCACCAAATAA
- a CDS encoding TMEM14 family protein, which yields MLEVAKISVLVLAIITVLGGVMGFVKAQSKASLIAGSISGLALAACYFVAGTQTQAGLVGGLIIAGLLEGIFVKRLLKTKKFMPSGMMMVCCGICQIIVVLALVMQH from the coding sequence ATGTTGGAAGTAGCCAAAATATCAGTACTTGTACTGGCAATCATTACGGTTTTAGGCGGTGTCATGGGCTTTGTCAAAGCCCAGAGTAAAGCCTCCCTGATTGCCGGCTCAATCAGTGGTCTGGCACTGGCCGCCTGCTATTTTGTAGCCGGTACGCAGACTCAAGCCGGTCTTGTTGGCGGTCTCATTATCGCTGGACTGCTTGAAGGCATCTTTGTCAAACGTCTTCTCAAAACCAAGAAGTTCATGCCATCAGGCATGATGATGGTATGCTGCGGCATCTGCCAGATTATTGTGGTTTTAGCACTTGTAATGCAGCACTAA
- a CDS encoding glycosyltransferase family 9 protein, whose translation MAGIKAGARSFLLVPSTLTSPLLATGWALKVVQSNSQADQIFIIDRLIRSMVRILLVKLSAIGDVIHCLPAAARLKQILPDCQLHWLVEAPASPILLGNPVVDKVIILPKKEWKAGLKQFYKPSAVLPAMASIAEFINGLKQNQYDLAIDAQGLLKSALLARYSGAKKVVGFAGTREFAERFLTDALDIGDYFGGSRHIVDLNIELAEFGAKVAGVTAAGIEHHTVVCFPLPEPGLEERQRVEQTLALPGSSTAPHLPPPPLAIKESGDKDEAPLIALIPGTTWATKIWDASSWIGLGVRLIKEQKARLIILGGPADKTLNDHIYKGIQNALVSDAALPQNDPASILDLTASTSFIELIALFGHCHLVVGADTGPLHLASATQKTRVLSVHGASPWLRNGPYGPGGASVHLDLDCQPCFAKTCRLGTIACLKDLPIEKVFQACMQLLGQPIIR comes from the coding sequence ATGGCTGGTATCAAAGCTGGAGCCAGGTCTTTTTTACTGGTGCCATCTACGCTAACAAGTCCGCTATTAGCCACCGGCTGGGCGCTCAAGGTAGTACAATCAAATTCTCAGGCTGACCAAATTTTTATTATTGATAGGCTGATCAGGTCGATGGTGCGAATTTTATTAGTCAAATTAAGCGCCATCGGTGATGTCATCCATTGCTTGCCGGCCGCTGCCAGGCTAAAACAAATTCTGCCTGATTGCCAGCTGCACTGGCTGGTAGAGGCCCCGGCCAGCCCTATCTTGCTTGGTAATCCGGTGGTAGATAAAGTCATTATCCTGCCAAAAAAAGAATGGAAAGCTGGGCTCAAACAATTTTACAAACCATCGGCGGTGCTACCTGCAATGGCGTCGATTGCAGAATTTATAAATGGCCTCAAACAAAATCAGTATGACCTGGCTATCGATGCTCAGGGATTGCTCAAGAGTGCGCTCCTGGCACGTTATAGCGGTGCTAAAAAGGTCGTAGGCTTTGCTGGCACCAGAGAGTTTGCTGAGCGATTTTTGACCGATGCTCTGGATATTGGCGACTATTTTGGTGGCAGTCGTCATATCGTTGATCTCAATATTGAGCTAGCTGAGTTTGGCGCCAAAGTTGCAGGTGTAACCGCTGCCGGTATCGAACACCATACAGTTGTCTGCTTCCCTTTACCCGAGCCTGGCTTGGAGGAGCGTCAAAGAGTTGAGCAAACCCTGGCCTTGCCTGGTAGTAGCACCGCACCGCATCTGCCACCGCCTCCACTAGCAATAAAAGAGAGTGGTGACAAAGATGAGGCACCACTAATCGCTTTGATACCAGGCACCACATGGGCAACCAAAATCTGGGATGCATCTAGCTGGATTGGGCTCGGTGTGCGGCTTATCAAAGAACAAAAGGCACGACTAATTATCCTTGGTGGACCCGCCGACAAGACTTTAAACGATCATATATATAAAGGAATACAAAATGCTCTGGTATCAGATGCGGCTCTACCTCAAAATGACCCTGCCAGCATCCTCGATTTGACCGCATCCACGAGCTTTATCGAGCTTATCGCACTCTTTGGGCATTGCCATCTGGTGGTTGGCGCTGATACCGGACCCTTGCACCTGGCCAGTGCCACCCAAAAGACAAGAGTACTGTCCGTACATGGTGCCTCGCCCTGGTTGCGCAATGGTCCTTACGGACCTGGGGGCGCTTCGGTTCACCTTGACCTCGATTGCCAGCCTTGTTTTGCCAAGACCTGTCGACTGGGCACTATTGCATGCTTAAAAGACCTCCCGATAGAGAAGGTCTTTCAAGCTTGTATGCAATTGCTTGGTCAGCCGATTATTCGTTGA
- a CDS encoding DedA family protein gives MIKEAVAHGGYLAVAIMMAIESANIPLPSEAIMPTAGLLVQQGKMNLHLAALAGAVGCVIGSIPSYFLGLYGGRPFLAKYGRYLLLKEKELEMAEKWVDKFGDMTFFVCRMLPVVRTFISFPAGVLKAHFAMFILFTFVGSLIWCYFLTWVGIYFGENMEAFRDIWHKFDLVIVLVCVGGFGYYLYRHLKH, from the coding sequence ATGATCAAAGAAGCTGTCGCCCACGGCGGCTATCTGGCTGTAGCAATCATGATGGCCATCGAATCCGCCAATATACCTTTGCCATCCGAAGCAATCATGCCCACAGCTGGACTTTTGGTGCAGCAAGGCAAAATGAATCTACACCTGGCTGCTCTGGCTGGAGCAGTTGGCTGTGTGATTGGTTCGATTCCTTCATACTTTTTGGGTCTTTATGGCGGGCGACCATTTTTAGCCAAGTATGGGCGTTATCTTTTGCTCAAAGAAAAAGAACTGGAAATGGCCGAGAAGTGGGTCGACAAATTTGGCGATATGACCTTTTTTGTTTGCCGCATGCTCCCTGTGGTCCGCACCTTTATTTCCTTTCCGGCAGGCGTGCTCAAAGCCCACTTTGCCATGTTTATACTCTTTACCTTTGTAGGTTCGCTAATCTGGTGCTATTTCCTCACCTGGGTAGGCATCTATTTTGGTGAAAACATGGAAGCTTTCCGCGATATCTGGCACAAATTTGACCTGGTTATTGTGCTTGTTTGTGTCGGTGGCTTTGGTTATTACCTCTATCGACATCTCAAACACTAA
- a CDS encoding UvrD-helicase domain-containing protein → MAITSNQLSLNLEEGKQVEHQIPPTDSHEDPLVKSLLERLNPGQAECVKQVWGPSLIIAGAGSGKTTVLTRRIAWIISKLQQEPESVLAVTFTNKAAAEMRHRVESIVGPAMAKRIVIGTFHSICARLLRLEISNYKTKDGLVWDKNFVIYDESDTQSLVKAQIQKLNLDDKVFVPKEIRHTISALKNDGYTHDVYASEAKNYREGRLAEIFTSYQTELSRNNALDFDDLILIFTDLLQQNPQVRERTQRRFRHVLVDEFQDINKSQYDLISLIANCESKEHYIRRDCPTLTTDECWRERSLLVVGDVDQSIYSWRQADFRIILGFQKEYADCKLIKLEENYRSTETILSVANSIIANNTERIDKVLRCNRGKGGKVNCYEAQDEIDEAFYIAEELKRAKARGRALSDCVILYRTNSQSRAIEEVLVRSHIPYLVVGGTRFYDRQEIKDMIAYLKLVYNQKDGQAFNRVVNVPKRGLGKTTLDRVAAYAELKNISNIEACLESERISDLSAKTVMTLKQFAQQVSKWHNESDKISVSALLELILRDTSYLEKLEEEAQQAKDELALGRIDNIKELIAVAVEFEDMADEPTLDSFLTRISLVSDLDKVKESDDTVKLMTIHSSKGLEFPVAFLMGLEEGLFPHVRSLDNPSQLEEERRLMYVAVTRAGDQLHITLARKRTMRGFGNSGFSSTFTIPSRFLKEIQPGLISGYYPSGEEGGYAKHLDRQAGAWDKPKENFGGFEREPQLDERDRYDGRNKDTSGGYGFESKYGGGGGGGRQGQYGNQKPAGQSYGQARPNNSSQGGARPSGQGYSPNRYGSQGTGGSASSGAGRPGSAPSRPAPSSAPASRPVARRVEVPKEEPVNFEKLAVGDRVQHVKFGAGVVDEVSGIGDKELYRIDFDDWGKKLLDPKFAKLIKLA, encoded by the coding sequence GTGGCGATAACATCCAACCAACTGTCCTTAAACCTTGAAGAGGGTAAGCAAGTGGAGCACCAAATTCCACCGACAGATAGTCATGAAGACCCTCTGGTCAAAAGTCTTCTAGAGAGGCTCAATCCCGGCCAGGCCGAGTGCGTCAAGCAAGTCTGGGGACCATCTTTGATCATTGCCGGAGCCGGCAGCGGTAAGACCACGGTCTTGACAAGGCGCATTGCCTGGATCATCTCCAAATTGCAGCAAGAGCCCGAAAGCGTGCTGGCAGTTACCTTTACAAATAAAGCCGCGGCCGAAATGCGCCACAGAGTGGAGAGCATTGTCGGACCAGCCATGGCTAAACGTATTGTCATTGGCACATTTCACAGCATCTGTGCCCGCCTGCTCAGACTGGAGATATCCAACTACAAGACCAAAGATGGTCTGGTCTGGGACAAAAATTTTGTTATTTATGATGAGAGCGATACTCAGAGTCTGGTCAAAGCACAAATCCAAAAACTCAACCTCGACGATAAAGTTTTTGTCCCCAAAGAAATCCGCCATACAATCTCTGCCTTAAAAAATGATGGCTACACCCATGATGTCTACGCATCTGAAGCCAAAAACTACAGAGAAGGACGACTGGCTGAGATTTTTACCTCCTATCAAACTGAGCTATCGCGCAACAACGCCCTCGATTTTGATGATTTGATTTTGATCTTTACTGATCTGTTGCAGCAAAATCCGCAAGTGCGTGAGCGCACTCAAAGAAGGTTCAGACACGTACTGGTGGATGAGTTTCAGGATATAAACAAATCGCAGTATGACTTAATTTCGCTCATTGCCAACTGCGAAAGCAAAGAACACTATATCCGCAGAGACTGTCCCACACTGACTACAGATGAGTGCTGGCGTGAGCGCAGCTTGCTTGTTGTTGGTGATGTGGACCAGTCAATTTACTCCTGGCGTCAAGCGGACTTCCGCATCATTCTTGGTTTTCAAAAAGAATACGCCGACTGCAAACTAATTAAACTGGAAGAAAACTACCGCTCTACCGAAACAATTCTCTCGGTGGCAAATAGCATCATTGCCAATAACACAGAGCGTATCGACAAAGTCTTGCGCTGCAACCGTGGCAAAGGCGGCAAGGTCAATTGCTACGAAGCCCAAGACGAAATCGATGAAGCCTTTTATATCGCCGAAGAATTGAAGAGAGCCAAAGCAAGAGGGCGTGCACTCTCTGATTGTGTCATCCTTTACCGCACCAACTCTCAATCACGAGCCATAGAAGAAGTCCTGGTCAGAAGTCACATCCCCTACTTGGTAGTGGGCGGCACAAGATTTTATGACCGCCAGGAAATCAAAGACATGATTGCCTACCTCAAGCTTGTCTACAATCAAAAAGATGGTCAAGCTTTTAACCGTGTAGTCAACGTACCAAAACGCGGACTGGGCAAGACAACTCTCGACAGAGTGGCAGCTTACGCTGAGCTTAAAAACATCAGCAATATCGAGGCTTGCCTGGAGTCTGAGCGCATCTCGGATCTTTCAGCTAAGACTGTGATGACACTCAAACAATTTGCTCAGCAAGTCTCTAAGTGGCACAACGAGTCTGACAAAATCTCGGTATCGGCGCTGTTGGAGCTAATTTTAAGAGACACCAGTTATCTAGAAAAGTTAGAAGAAGAAGCGCAACAAGCCAAAGACGAACTGGCTCTCGGTCGTATCGACAACATCAAAGAGTTAATTGCTGTTGCTGTTGAATTTGAAGACATGGCTGATGAGCCCACTCTCGACTCGTTTTTGACACGCATCTCTCTAGTTAGCGATCTCGATAAAGTCAAAGAATCAGACGACACAGTAAAACTGATGACGATTCACTCCTCAAAGGGTCTCGAGTTTCCAGTGGCCTTTTTGATGGGTCTGGAAGAAGGACTCTTTCCGCATGTACGCTCACTGGATAACCCCAGTCAGCTGGAAGAAGAAAGAAGATTGATGTATGTGGCAGTCACCAGAGCTGGTGACCAGTTGCATATCACCCTGGCGCGCAAACGCACCATGCGTGGTTTTGGTAACAGCGGCTTCAGCTCTACTTTTACAATCCCCAGCCGCTTCCTCAAAGAAATCCAACCAGGTCTTATCAGCGGCTACTATCCCTCTGGCGAAGAAGGCGGCTATGCCAAACATCTCGACAGACAGGCCGGCGCCTGGGACAAACCCAAAGAAAACTTTGGTGGCTTTGAAAGAGAACCTCAGCTCGATGAACGTGACCGTTATGACGGCCGCAACAAAGACACATCTGGCGGTTATGGCTTTGAAAGCAAATATGGCGGCGGCGGTGGTGGCGGTCGTCAAGGACAATATGGCAACCAAAAACCTGCCGGTCAAAGCTACGGTCAAGCCAGACCAAACAACAGTAGCCAGGGCGGGGCTAGACCATCGGGTCAGGGCTATAGCCCCAATCGCTATGGCTCCCAGGGTACTGGCGGCAGTGCTAGCAGTGGCGCCGGACGCCCCGGCAGCGCTCCATCTAGACCAGCCCCTTCATCGGCCCCAGCATCTAGACCAGTGGCTCGCCGGGTAGAAGTGCCCAAAGAAGAACCAGTCAACTTTGAAAAACTGGCGGTGGGCGACCGCGTCCAGCATGTCAAGTTTGGCGCAGGGGTGGTAGATGAAGTCTCCGGTATCGGCGACAAAGAGCTCTATCGCATCGATTTTGACGATTGGGGCAAAAAACTACTCGATCCTAAATTTGCAAAACTTATAAAGCTTGCCTGA
- a CDS encoding DegT/DnrJ/EryC1/StrS family aminotransferase — protein MQDKNMSNSVPILNLKAQYDQIQEELEATVLGVLRSGNYILGKYVTELEQKIAQISGAKHGIGVANGTDALLLALWAIDVNQGDEVITTPFTFAATVEAIALRGAKPVFVDIDEETFNIDPALIEKAITPRTKAIMPVHLYGLPSHMEPIMAIAKKHGLKVIEDNAQAIGAMYRGKPTGSMGDIACTSFYPTKNLGAAGDAGMIVTSDDKLAERLRAIRAHGMRKRYYHDELGVNSRLDELQAAILTVKLPYLKGWSERRAALAALYSKHLANCPGLITPKATIAGVPQSEAKDQISHVYHQYTVRVVSDSSTDGTLDNPRRDALIARLQERSVGSMCYYPVPLHVQEAFKNLGYKMGDFPISERLSREVLSLPMYPELTEAQVEYVARSIEEVMKESKQENLQDSPANQSKSPVAAVI, from the coding sequence ATGCAGGACAAAAACATGAGTAACTCGGTTCCAATTCTCAACCTCAAAGCCCAATATGACCAGATTCAGGAAGAGCTAGAAGCAACAGTCTTAGGCGTCCTGCGCAGTGGTAACTACATCCTGGGCAAATATGTCACCGAACTTGAGCAAAAGATTGCTCAAATAAGCGGAGCCAAGCATGGCATCGGGGTTGCTAACGGTACTGACGCACTGCTCCTTGCCCTCTGGGCCATAGACGTCAATCAAGGCGATGAAGTAATCACAACACCCTTTACTTTTGCCGCTACGGTGGAAGCCATCGCCCTTAGAGGGGCTAAACCAGTCTTTGTTGATATCGACGAAGAAACCTTTAACATCGACCCAGCCTTAATCGAAAAAGCGATCACTCCCCGCACTAAAGCGATTATGCCAGTGCACCTGTATGGTCTGCCATCACACATGGAGCCCATTATGGCCATTGCCAAAAAGCATGGTCTCAAAGTTATCGAAGACAACGCTCAGGCCATTGGCGCCATGTACCGCGGTAAGCCGACTGGCTCCATGGGCGACATTGCTTGCACTAGTTTTTATCCCACCAAAAACCTTGGTGCCGCTGGCGATGCTGGCATGATCGTCACCAGTGACGACAAACTAGCCGAGAGACTGAGAGCAATCCGCGCTCACGGAATGCGCAAACGTTATTATCACGATGAGCTTGGCGTCAACAGCCGTCTCGATGAGCTGCAAGCCGCTATCCTGACAGTCAAGTTGCCTTACCTCAAAGGCTGGAGCGAGCGTCGCGCTGCCTTAGCCGCACTCTACAGCAAGCATCTGGCTAACTGCCCCGGTCTTATCACCCCCAAAGCAACCATTGCCGGTGTGCCTCAAAGTGAAGCAAAAGATCAAATAAGCCATGTCTACCACCAGTACACCGTGCGTGTAGTGAGCGATAGCTCCACCGATGGTACTCTCGACAATCCCAGAAGAGACGCTTTGATTGCCAGACTACAAGAGCGCTCAGTGGGCTCAATGTGCTATTACCCAGTACCACTTCATGTCCAGGAAGCATTTAAAAACCTGGGCTATAAGATGGGTGATTTCCCAATCTCCGAGCGTCTCTCTAGAGAAGTACTCTCCTTGCCAATGTATCCAGAGCTGACCGAAGCACAAGTGGAATACGTTGCTCGCTCCATTGAAGAAGTGATGAAAGAAAGCAAGCAAGAGAACTTGCAGGACTCACCAGCCAATCAATCTAAATCACCAGTTGCTGCTGTTATTTAG
- the ndk gene encoding nucleoside-diphosphate kinase encodes MGEFAVSQERTFVAIKPDGVERGLIGEIIGRFEKRGLKLVGLKLMRVSVDLAGRHYGEHKGKPFFDGLVKFITSGPIVAMVWEGKNAITLARNVIGATNPAQAAQGTIRGDLAVEIGRNAVHGSDGPESAAREIGLFFNEDELVNGWSRAVDVWVNE; translated from the coding sequence ATGGGGGAATTTGCGGTGTCTCAAGAAAGAACCTTTGTTGCTATCAAGCCAGACGGTGTCGAACGTGGGCTTATCGGAGAAATAATCGGTCGCTTTGAAAAACGCGGACTGAAACTGGTAGGACTCAAATTGATGAGAGTCTCAGTAGATCTAGCTGGACGTCATTATGGTGAGCACAAAGGCAAACCATTTTTTGATGGTCTGGTCAAATTCATCACCTCCGGTCCAATTGTGGCCATGGTCTGGGAAGGCAAAAATGCCATCACCCTGGCTCGCAATGTAATCGGCGCTACAAATCCAGCTCAAGCTGCTCAAGGCACCATCCGGGGTGACCTGGCTGTGGAGATTGGTCGTAACGCTGTACACGGATCCGACGGTCCAGAGAGCGCAGCTAGAGAGATTGGTCTCTTCTTCAACGAAGACGAGCTGGTCAATGGCTGGAGTCGCGCAGTGGACGTTTGGGTCAACGAATAA